The following are encoded together in the Roseobacter denitrificans OCh 114 genome:
- a CDS encoding cytochrome c-type biogenesis protein, with protein MIRVLLIILLLLPSSLLAVQPDEILADPVMEERAREISKGLRCPVCQNESIDESHANIARDLRLLVRDRLVEGDSDEEVVDFIVARYGEFVLLKPTIGGSNWMLWAAGPFMLLLALTVGFFYLRGRDTARAPQEDALSSDEAARLREILKE; from the coding sequence ATGATCCGGGTTTTGCTGATCATCCTGCTGCTTTTGCCCAGCTCGTTGCTTGCTGTACAGCCGGACGAGATACTGGCCGATCCGGTGATGGAGGAGCGCGCGCGCGAGATTTCCAAAGGGCTGCGGTGTCCGGTTTGTCAAAACGAGAGCATCGACGAAAGCCACGCGAATATCGCGCGTGACCTGCGGCTATTGGTGCGCGACAGGCTGGTCGAAGGGGACAGCGACGAGGAAGTCGTGGATTTCATCGTTGCGCGCTACGGTGAATTCGTGCTGCTGAAACCGACCATTGGCGGCTCGAACTGGATGCTCTGGGCGGCGGGGCCCTTCATGCTGCTGCTCGCGCTCACGGTTGGCTTTTTCTACCTGCGGGGCCGGGATACGGCGCGCGCGCCGCAAGAGGACGCACTGAGCAGTGATGAAGCTGCCCGCCTTAGGGAAATCCTGAAAGAATGA
- the gltA gene encoding citrate synthase: MAESTKSATLIIDGKEIELPIYSPTAGPDVIDIGKLYARAGVFTYDPGFTSTASCDSTITFIDGGKGELLHRGYPIDQLAGKSHYLEVCYLLLYGELPSAAELEKFEGLITHHTMLHEQMQNFFRGFRRDAHPMAIMVGVVGAMSAFYHDSTDISDADQREIASHRLIAKMPTIAAWAYKYSIGQPFIYPRNDLDYASNFLRMCFAVPAEDYEVNPILSRAMDRIFTLHADHEQNASTSTVRLASSSGANPFACIAAGIACLWGPAHGGANQACLEMLKEIGTPDRIPEFIARAKDKNDPYRLMGFGHRVYKNHDPRATVMKQSADEVLELLGVDNNPILQVAKELEAAALADPYFADKKLFPNVDFYSGIILEAMGFPTSMFTPIFAVARTVGWISQWKEQLSDPQHKIGRPRQLYLGEVNRDYSDIETR, translated from the coding sequence ATGGCCGAGAGCACAAAATCAGCAACACTGATCATCGACGGCAAGGAAATCGAACTGCCCATCTACAGCCCGACCGCGGGGCCCGATGTGATCGACATTGGCAAGCTTTACGCACGGGCGGGCGTGTTCACATATGATCCGGGGTTCACTTCGACCGCAAGTTGCGACAGCACGATCACCTTCATTGACGGCGGCAAGGGCGAATTGTTGCACCGGGGCTATCCGATTGATCAGCTGGCGGGCAAATCGCACTATCTCGAAGTCTGCTATTTGCTTCTGTACGGCGAACTGCCGTCTGCCGCGGAACTGGAGAAATTCGAAGGGCTGATCACGCATCACACGATGCTGCATGAGCAGATGCAGAACTTCTTTCGCGGGTTCCGGCGCGACGCGCATCCAATGGCCATCATGGTCGGCGTGGTCGGCGCGATGTCCGCTTTCTATCATGACAGCACCGATATTTCGGACGCGGACCAGCGCGAGATCGCCAGTCACCGCCTGATCGCCAAAATGCCGACAATCGCCGCATGGGCCTATAAATATTCCATCGGGCAACCCTTCATCTATCCGCGCAACGATCTGGATTATGCATCGAACTTCCTGCGCATGTGTTTTGCCGTGCCTGCGGAAGACTACGAAGTGAACCCGATTCTGAGCCGTGCGATGGACCGCATCTTTACGCTGCATGCGGATCATGAGCAGAACGCTTCGACCTCGACCGTGCGGCTGGCCTCTTCCTCCGGCGCCAACCCCTTTGCCTGTATCGCCGCCGGGATTGCCTGCCTTTGGGGGCCTGCCCATGGCGGTGCCAACCAAGCCTGTCTGGAGATGCTGAAAGAGATTGGCACGCCCGACCGCATCCCGGAATTCATCGCGCGCGCCAAGGACAAGAATGATCCCTATCGCCTGATGGGTTTTGGCCACCGGGTCTATAAAAACCACGACCCGCGCGCCACGGTGATGAAGCAAAGCGCGGATGAGGTCCTCGAACTCCTCGGGGTGGATAACAATCCGATCCTGCAGGTCGCAAAAGAGCTCGAAGCGGCGGCACTGGCTGACCCATATTTTGCGGACAAGAAGCTCTTCCCGAATGTTGATTTCTATTCGGGCATCATTTTGGAAGCGATGGGCTTTCCGACGTCCATGTTCACGCCGATCTTTGCCGTGGCGCGGACAGTAGGGTGGATTTCTCAGTGGAAAGAGCAGCTTAGCGACCCTCAGCACAAGATTGGGCGGCCACGGCAGCTTTACCTTGGCGAAGTGAACCGCGATTACTCGGACATCGAAACCCGCTGA
- the gltX gene encoding glutamate--tRNA ligase: MTAPVVTRFAPSPTGFLHIGGARTALFNWLYARGRGGKFLLRIEDTDRARSTPEATQAILDGMAWLGLDHDGDIVSQFDNAARHAAVAMELLAAGKAYKCFATQEEISAFREAARADGRSTLYRSPWRDAAQEAHPDAPFVIRIKAPQEGETIIRDQVQGDVTIRNDQLDDMVLLRSDGTPVYMLAVVVDDHDMGVTHVIRGDDHLNNAARQMMIYNALGWDVPVWAHIPLIHGPDGKKLSKRHGALGAQEYQVMGYPAAGMRNYLARLGWSHGDDEFFTDAQAREWFDLDGIGKSPARFDTKKLENLCGQHIAASQDAALRQEAEAFRAVSGQPALTASQSHMLGKAMYCIKERAKTFPELIDKAHFALTQRPVTPDAKAAKSLDNVSRGILKELTPQLQNASWERENLEAILNAFAHSKDTKFGKLAGPLRAALAGRSVTPSVFDMMLVLGPEETCARLNDAAV; this comes from the coding sequence ATGACTGCGCCCGTTGTTACTCGTTTCGCGCCCTCCCCGACTGGGTTTTTACACATTGGCGGGGCGCGCACGGCTCTGTTCAACTGGCTCTATGCGCGCGGCAGAGGGGGTAAATTCCTGCTGCGCATCGAGGACACCGACCGCGCGCGCTCAACGCCCGAGGCGACACAGGCCATTCTGGATGGGATGGCATGGCTCGGGCTGGATCACGACGGCGATATCGTCAGCCAGTTCGACAACGCCGCGCGTCATGCCGCCGTGGCCATGGAGCTGCTGGCAGCGGGCAAGGCCTATAAGTGCTTTGCCACGCAAGAAGAGATCAGCGCCTTTCGCGAGGCGGCCCGCGCAGACGGGCGTAGTACGCTGTATCGCTCGCCCTGGCGGGATGCGGCACAGGAAGCGCATCCCGATGCCCCCTTCGTGATCCGCATAAAGGCACCGCAGGAGGGTGAAACCATCATCCGTGATCAGGTGCAGGGGGATGTTACGATCCGCAACGACCAGCTGGACGACATGGTGCTGTTGCGCTCCGATGGCACGCCCGTCTACATGCTGGCCGTTGTCGTCGATGATCACGACATGGGCGTGACGCATGTGATCCGGGGCGATGATCACCTTAACAATGCCGCACGCCAGATGATGATTTACAACGCCCTCGGCTGGGATGTGCCGGTCTGGGCGCATATCCCGCTGATCCACGGCCCGGATGGCAAGAAACTCTCCAAACGGCACGGCGCTCTTGGCGCGCAGGAGTATCAGGTCATGGGATACCCTGCGGCGGGCATGCGCAATTATCTGGCGCGCCTTGGGTGGAGTCATGGGGATGATGAGTTTTTCACCGATGCGCAGGCCAGAGAATGGTTTGATCTGGATGGAATCGGAAAAAGCCCCGCACGATTTGACACCAAGAAGCTCGAGAACCTCTGCGGGCAGCATATCGCGGCCTCGCAAGATGCTGCATTGCGGCAGGAAGCGGAGGCATTCCGCGCTGTTTCAGGCCAGCCGGCGCTGACCGCGTCACAATCACACATGCTTGGAAAAGCCATGTACTGCATCAAAGAACGCGCGAAGACCTTCCCGGAACTCATTGACAAGGCTCACTTTGCGCTGACACAGCGGCCAGTCACGCCGGATGCGAAAGCGGCGAAGTCGCTGGATAATGTATCCCGTGGTATACTGAAGGAATTGACGCCGCAGTTGCAAAATGCTAGCTGGGAGCGAGAAAATCTAGAGGCGATATTGAACGCGTTTGCCCACAGCAAGGACACCAAGTTTGGTAAGCTGGCCGGCCCTTTGCGCGCTGCCCTGGCCGGGAGATCTGTCACGCCTTCTGTATTTGATATGATGCTGGTTTTGGGTCCGGAAGAGACCTGCGCACGGCTCAACGATGCTGCTGTTTGA
- a CDS encoding enoyl-CoA hydratase-related protein, which produces MEYQTLTYALDDGVAVVTLNRPEKMNALSTQMRAELSYAMTQAGRTARVVVLTGAGSAFCSGQDLGDGPGTAELDLERTLRDEYAPLIRAIVECPVPTIAAVNGAAAGAGANLALAADVVIATQSAFFMQAFSRIALIPDAGGTYTLPRTMGTAKAMGAALFADRITAQQADDWGMIWEAVADDTFDAHWRARAAHLAQGPTATYAALKSVLRASWDNGFEDQLSLEARQQGVCGKSRDFKEGVLAFTEKRAARFEGR; this is translated from the coding sequence ATGGAATATCAAACGCTGACCTATGCGCTGGATGACGGTGTGGCTGTGGTCACACTGAACCGTCCTGAAAAGATGAACGCCCTGAGCACACAGATGCGGGCCGAACTGTCTTACGCCATGACGCAGGCGGGCAGAACGGCGCGCGTTGTGGTCTTGACGGGCGCGGGGTCGGCGTTTTGCTCCGGGCAGGACCTTGGCGACGGGCCGGGGACCGCTGAGCTTGATCTAGAGCGGACCTTGCGCGATGAATACGCGCCCCTGATCCGTGCGATTGTCGAATGCCCGGTGCCCACCATTGCTGCTGTGAATGGCGCGGCAGCCGGTGCAGGTGCAAACCTCGCCCTTGCCGCCGATGTGGTGATCGCCACTCAAAGCGCGTTTTTCATGCAGGCGTTTTCACGCATTGCTCTTATTCCGGACGCCGGGGGCACCTATACGTTGCCCCGTACCATGGGCACGGCAAAGGCGATGGGCGCGGCCCTGTTTGCCGACCGGATCACAGCGCAGCAGGCGGATGATTGGGGCATGATCTGGGAAGCGGTGGCCGATGATACCTTTGATGCCCATTGGAGAGCGCGCGCGGCGCATCTGGCGCAAGGCCCGACCGCGACCTATGCTGCGCTCAAGTCAGTTTTGCGCGCAAGCTGGGACAATGGTTTTGAGGACCAGTTGTCACTGGAGGCGCGCCAGCAGGGCGTTTGTGGCAAATCCCGTGACTTCAAGGAAGGCGTTCTGGCCTTCACTGAAAAGCGCGCCGCGCGCTTTGAGGGGCGCTGA